The Cicer arietinum cultivar CDC Frontier isolate Library 1 chromosome 1, Cicar.CDCFrontier_v2.0, whole genome shotgun sequence genome contains the following window.
gtttttattattaaatcatcctgtttactatttttattatgaatttattaaatattaaaaaataatgacacaaaaaataattaaaaaatgaaaataatattaaagtttaattattttaaaataaatcaaatatttataaaattataattatttaattataataattttagtaataatAGTTAAAAGTGATAGTTGAGGAAGATAAAAAGTGATGATAGAGGTGGTCGAAGATAGTGGAAGAGGTGGATGGTCGGTGATGAGATGGAAGTGGGTGGTTGGTGGTGGTTGGAGGTGGGGTCGTAGGTGGCGGCGGCGGCGGCGGTTATTGGAGGTGGGTGGTTGATAGTGTTGACAGTGATTGGAGATAAATGGTAAGTGATGGGAGAGGTGATTGGTGGTCGATGATAGAGACACTGATCGGTGGTTGTTGGAGTGGTAATTATGTCTTGTGACatgataattttaaaactaaagcaaaaatcataaaatttattattattacttttttgaattttaaggatttttttttttattttgaaattaagtaAAACATTAATTCAGGATCATTCTACTCCAAcatattttagttataaaattaactttcaaaactaaaaaatagaaACTCATAACTATCCCAAACACACCTTAagataattttaattgttttgtttAGCAAAAAAAGATTATTGTAGTTACAAATAGTATATTTTGTAcaattctttttctttattgtaCTAACAAATACTATATTTTGTACAAATAATCACTAAAATATACGTGGAGTATgctattaattttgatttatttttttttaaatgtgtctTCGTTGGTggtgtttattattattatttttcatagaagaaataataaatactattataattaactaataCAATTGTAAGATTTTAAGttcaaacttaaaataaaatatcaaatctaataatattaatatttgtcaatTAAACTATAACTTAAAAATGGTGGTATACATTGTTAATTGGACAGTATGTTAATACAAGCTAACTCAatctataattgttttttttatttgttttttattttattttttacagcaAATCCAACTAAAATTTAGCATGCATAAACTGACCTATTTTTTCTTTACTTCACATGTATGAATGTGATAATTGTGATATAAATGAATGATTATATTTCATTTGTTATTGATTGAATCATCTATAGCGGTAGTTAAAgtgattagttttattttttcttttttggtgtAACGGTTAATATCAACTTATTCTAAATGATATATGAAAAATAGATTCTTGAGAGGGGACTCCAACATTGGGAGATGATGTGTAGTCATCCGTTTGACAACATCATTTTATTAGATGTTGTTGATGTAGTGGAAAAGAAAGGTTGCATTTATGGTTTGGGTTTAAAGACGTAGaaatacaagttttttttttcatcttccaCGTCATCTGATCGCATTTTATCATCAATAGAagtatattattgaaaaaaaattcaagtctcatataaaaaagagaaaaagttctataataatttataaaaagtgATATCACATTCacattacaaattaattttatatagataaattaaacttaatataaaatctaaaatgttATTATAATCTACTTGATCTGGTTATGACTCATAGTTGAACCATGTTTTATATGAGGAGTCATGTTTGCTTTAGGAGCAATTACAATGATTTATGAATAGTTTTTCTCTATACCATCCACATTTACCTCCATGCACGGTCCATCTATGCCTCCATCTACATATAATTGATGTGTTTGCCTTGAGAGTTTGGTTGCAAACTCTTAGTTTCAAGAACATAGTTAATGGTgttaatatatatgatatttttagaCGCAATTAACTATATCTtgttaattgtatttttaaaatcaacatAGTTTTTTGTTGGATCTGTGTTGGTGACAATTGttgcaagactttaatagtgaagttgttgatgaagattatatgtagcaaattccaaagcgtgttgttacactagcctttaggttcgattcgccccaccaatcggatgcaaatgagataaccagcGAATCTCCTTCAGGGTACTTTGAAAACATTGATATGATTTGCATTATCACACcaataatatatttcaatagtatgttacaaaataatgttaTCTATTCGTTTCCcatgcattagaaaagaataagtggACTTAGTATATGAGAATGAGTGAAAGAAAATGGATGGCAATTACTTGAATTCGTTATTTGCATTCTGTCCAAAGTGACCttatttataggaaaaataatgtcacttgagAAAGAGTTGCAATTCTTCTTCTGCCACTGTATATACATTTAACgttcaattatttattgaagCATTGCACTGGTCTGGTGGCAAAACAATGCCTCTGTTTCGCGAGCAGGTCCTGGGTTCCAATCCAACAGATGTGACTTTTCATTCTTACTTAACAGTTGCGCCTTTTCAAAAGggaatttttccaaaaaaaggAAATACACAGATTCGAACTTCAAATCCCATGTTAGGAAATAATAAACACAACCACCAAAACAACATCAATATCATGTTATGTATAACcaattataaatacatatattatccaatattttggaaatatctcacaaCAGATAATGGTATCTTACGATTTGAACCACTACTTAGTAAGCTATGGGTTCCACTTATCCCgaatagattggtagacaagctttgaaccaattattcattagaacaagtgttTACAACTTACACATGAAATCTCGGTACTATCGAAAGAATTATAAATATGACACATTTGTTAAAGGCCTTGTGTCATGTACCATTTTCATATGAATTTAAGATTCAAGCCCTTTAACTCTTCGAAGCGGCCTCACTCCATCCTCACATAGGTAGACTATATCAGAAATACACCCATAATATGTATTTCAGCAAATTTATGCTATATGTCTATTAAGAGTAAAACTCAACCTTCCAACTTTATACTTATGGTCCAAGAACTTTCAACATTTGGGATGTATCTATATTCAAGTACTTGCAATCATTCTAATAGTGTACTTttatcattgaactcaagacttgatgttactcaagtgtgagtccattttccaccattgatgattaattagatatgggCTTGAGTCCCATTCCCAATGATGTCTTCAACACCATGTCCATTGTCAGACCTTTCGTCGTCTATTAAGAGTAAAACTCAACCTTCCAACTTTATACttatggtccaagtactttcaacctttgggatgtatctatattcaagtacttgcaatcattctaatagtgtacttttatcattgaactcaagacttgatgttactcaagtgtgagtccattttccaccattgatgattaattagatatgggCTTGAGTCCCATTCCCAATGATGTCTTCAACACCATGTCCATTGTCAGACCTTTCGTCGAAGGATCTGCAAGATTCTTTTCAGTTCTTACAAACACTATGGATATTactccatttaaaattaaatcctttacatagcTATGTCTTAGACCAATATGTCTAGATTTTCCATTATATATTTGACTATATGTTTTGGATAGTGTGGATTGACTATCGCAATGTATGGATACTGGTGCCATTGGCTTTGGccaaattggtatctcatacaACAAATTTCTTAGTCATTCTGCCTCTTTACTACCTGCATCTAGGGCAATAAATTCTGCAGCCATGGTGGAGTCGACaatgcaagtttgtttctttgatcccCAAGAAACTGCACCTCCACCAAGGTTGAAGATCCATCCACTTGTGGAAGCATGATCCTCAACATAAGTTACCCAATTGGCATCTGTATATCCTTCCAAAACTGAAGGATATCCACTATAGActaaactatagttaattgttcctttcaaatattttaatactctattAACAGCCTGCTaatgttctttacttggattGCTTGTATACCGACTTAATCTGCCTACAGCATATGCTATGTCAGGTCTGGTACAGGTCATGGCATACATCAAGCATCCGATTACCTTTGAATAATCTAGTTGTGCCACATGACATCCtttatgtggttgtaaactaacattttgatcaaatggggtagtaacaggtttgcaatcaaattgatcaaatttctttagcactttctcaatataatgagattgagataaaccaatatttactccatctctaatgattttaattcctaaaatcacatctgcttcacctaaatctttcatatcaaaattttttgataagaaagttttagttttttctaccTCATCTAAATTGGTGCCAAACATTaacatatcatcaacataaaaacaaatcataacaccatttccattatgaaatttactataaatgCACTTGTCAGATTCATTTACTTTGTATCCATTAGAAAGCAAAACTTTATCAAACTTTTGATGCCATTGTTTgggtgcttgttttaacccgTATAAGGATTTAGTCAATTTACACACTTTATGTTCTTGCCCTTTGATAACAAATTCTTCAGTTTGTTTCATATACACCTCTTCATCTAACTCTCCGTTTAGTAAAACagttttaacatctatttgaTGGATTACAAACTTATAGATAGAAGCTAGTGCCAAAAGCACTCTTATGGATGCAACTCTTGCAACAggtgcataagtatcaaagtagtcGATACCTTCTTTTTGTGTAAATCTTTTGGCAACAAGTCtagctttgaatttatcaatggtaccatcaactttcattttcttcttaaagatccatttacaacctattggtttggatCCAGGTGGGAGGTCTACCAATTTCCAAGTTTTATTCCCTATGATTGAGTCCATTTCCTCTTGGATGGCTTCTTTCCAAAAGGAAGAGTCTTGAGACTTTATTGCCTTTTCATATGTGTTTGGGTCACTCTCTAAATTGTACCAAATTGGTCCATAACTGTTATTGGAATCATTTGTACCTTCTACAAGGAACATAAAGAAGTCTAGGCCATAATCTTTTCCTTTTTTGGCTCTTTTACTTCTTCTGGGTTCTGAACATGTCAGAGTATCATTATTAGATACATTATTTTCTAGGCTTTGTACACTAGAACATAAAGTTTCCTTGGGATGTGGAATTgagttaaatctattttcttgaaaaattgcatctcTTGACTCAATCACTGTGTTAATAGGATATGAGTCATTAGATTCAACAACCATGAATCTATAGGCCTTGCTATTTTCAGCATAGCCCAGAAATACACTTTCAATTCCTCTTTCtcccaatttctttctttttggttcaGGAACCTTAACAATTGCTCTACATCCCCAAACTTTTATGTAGTTAAGATtgggttttcttttcttctagaGTTCATATGGGGTTATCTTGTTCCTTTTATTGGGAACTCTATTTAGCAAATAACATGCAGTTAACATGGCTTCACCCTAATAACCTTTAGATAGACCAGAATAGGATAACATGACATTCACCATTTCTTCTAATaccctatttttcctttctgcaattccattttgttgtggggaATATGGTGAAGTTGTTTGATGCACAATACCAGTGGACTCAAAATACTCAGGATGGTAGAACTCTCCTCATCTATCACTTCTAAAACacttaataaaaatttcatgttgaagttctacttgtgctttaaatattttaaatttgtctaaaacttcattcttagagtgcattaaataaacataacaaaatctagagtaatcatcaataaaagtgacaaaatactttttaccACCAATTGTAGGCCAACCATGTAAATCGCATACATATGagtgaattaaatctaataccTTAGAAATTCTTTCAACACTTTTAAAAGGTTGTCTTGTGATTTTAGTTAGCATGCAAGTAgtacatgaatttgaattttgatcaaaagtcggaattaaatttgatttcatcatatcattcaattttctaaagttaatatgtcctagtcgcatatgccataaattaCAAGACTCAACAATATAAGCagaaatcatattattattatagttactgATAATATTACATTTGAACATATTCTCACAAAGGTAACCCTTCCCTACAAACATACCACCTTTAGAGAGAATAAATTTATCTCCCTCAAATACACTTTTGAAACCAAACTTATTAAGTAAAGGTACAAAAATCAAGTTCTTCCTAACATCAGgaacataaaatacatctttaagagtAAGTACTTTTCCAGAAGTGAATTCAATCTCCACtgttccttttcctttgacTTGGACAGTTGAGGCATTCCCCATGTACAAAATACTTCCATATTCTTCATCAATGGTCTTAAATAGTTCTTTGTTTTTGCACACATGGCAGGTAGCACCAGAGTCTATCCACCAAGattcaacatcttcaatcatgttgagttcagaAATGACAGCAACAAGATTATCTTTTGTTGCACTTGAATTCTTCtctttgttcttctttttcaaGAACCTGCACTCATTTTTAAAGTGTCCTGGTTTTCCACAATGATAACaacttcattttcttttctttcgttgttcattattaccattgtgtttttcatgagatttatcaaaatcttttcttaaaagatttgcttgaatttccttcctccattacatggatcttttcatgagaaaattgatttttagtaTCCTCTTGTTTACGATACTCTTCTTCTAAACGAAGGTGATTACCCAATTGCTCAAGTGATATGTCCTTTTTCTTATGTTTCATagattttttgaaatctttccAAGAAGGTGGAAGTTTGTCTATTATGGAGGATACAATAATGGTTTCATCCATGTGCATGTTATGTTGTTTGTAGTTATTAAGAATACGTTCAATTTCATGCATTTGTTCCATTACTGATTTACTATcaaccattttataattattaaattgagaaacaagAAACTTCTTACTTGTAGCGTCTTCTTGCATGTATCTTGACTCTAATTTCTCCCATAGTTCCTTTGCAGATATGCTACTTTGATATATATCGAACAAGGAGTCAGACATTCCGTTGAGAATATGGCCCATGCATATATAGTCATCATTGTCCCACTTCTGCCTTTCTCTTGTTTCTGCTAATGTTTCCACTTCCTTCTCCGGCGGTCTTGTGGTGTTAAGAACATACACCACCTTCAAAGTTGTAAGGagaaatttcatcttttttctGCCAACGGATAAAATTTCCTCCATCGAATTTCTCcaacttcacaaaattagaagtcatttctttgagtgatgcagccattgattaaaaataatatcgaacctaaagattgttagatctgtgttggtgacaattgctgcaagactttaatagtgaagttgttgatgaagattatatgtagcaaattccaaagcgtgttgttacactagcctttaggttcgattcacCCCTATcaatcggatgcaaatgagataaccagcgaatccccttcaatcggatgcaaatgagataaccagcgaatccccttcagggtactttggaaaccttgatatgatttgcactatcgcaccaaaaatatctttcaatagtatgttacaaaataatgttacctattcttttcccatgcattagaaaagaataagtggACTTAGTATATGAGAATGAGTGAAAGAAAATGGATGGCAATTACTTGAATTCGTTATTTGCATTCTGTCCAAAGTGACCttatttataggaaaaataatgtcacttgagAAAGAGTTGCAATTCTTCTTCTGCCACTGTTTACGAATGACTATATACATATAACGTTCAGTTATTTATTGAAGTATTGCACTGGTCTGGTGGTAAAACAATGCCTTTGTTTCGCGAGTAGGTCCTGGGTTCGAATCCACCGTCTCATTTTAACGACATATATTATTAGTCACAAAttcaatgaatatatatattactttttgaatttttgtccATTATTAGCGACAAATTCATATAATTGCAATGATATTAATCCCTCACTCAATATTTAGTGCAGCACTAATCTGTTGCAAATGTATTATGTGACGGAAAGTTTTAAGTTTAGCCACAAATTTATACtcattaaatttcattttttaagtagttttatttgaagaaatattCAATAGTttcttttattgattaaaaaattcaataatttagaaattttatgCAGTTTATCAACTCAACATAAACTTTTAATTTGACGATGAGATTTATGAAATTCAATCTTCGTAATTAATAATTACTAGTTATTAAGCATAAAGACTTTCTTTAGAGGTACTCCGGAAATAACTTGTCCCTTGACTTCTCtttttctataatatatatcatttagATGATGGTTTGAATAACAAGGAATGAATTGTGGACTAATTAATTCACTAACTCAATGTCTGTTtcgtataatttttaaatattgccTTAATTTGGTGTAGAAATTAAGAGTATAAGACTAACATTATATGTAactaatttatgtaaaatatatatttatgatatgaTGTAAGTCATGTGAAAACCTGAATATTTGTTTAGtggatttattttgtttgtccAAATTATTGTACCAATAAAAAGCATACAAtcataaagaaactcttataacTTAGCAGCCCCCCTCACTTGTTtcgttactttttatttttattttatttttttatcaaagaaagattgtttaaaatcaatttttaattcaaaattaatcttCACTAAATATTGTAAACTACAGCCTTCTTCgttaaaagagaagaaaaagtcACATGTAAACCTAAGTTCATGTTTTAAAACTAatcatatttaaacttaaaattaatttttattttaatatatataaaaaaaataaaaaatgactcGTCTAAAATGAACAATTCACTTTATTCActttataaagtaaaataaataatattaactatcaaataacaaattaaatgtCGATATTATAAATACATCATAGTCAATTgcaaatttacaatttattataacttaaatcaTTTCTTCAAACAAGAAGATGGAAGAAGAATATTGATGGATCGAAATTGGGGGGAAAAAACAGGAGAAAGGACGGTACATAAAAGTGACCTAAATAATATGTCCTTGCAGGAAGAGTTCTGATTTGTCTTTAGTGTTGGCATCTCATGGTACCACTCATCTTATATTTAATGGTACAACTCATGTGATATTTAACCtgcataaattatattaatatgtgtattttgtttttcaaatagATCAGTGGTTACGTTCAtaccatttaaattttaaaaaataaataaatttaaatttaaatctaacttatataataatattaaatatgtgaaTTATTAGATATAGTATGGGAAATAAGGCATGAGGAAAGTCAAATTTTGCGGTAAACTTAATTTGGATGTTGATTTAAATAACTATATTTCATGAAAACGAATTCGACAAGAGTGGGCCGGCTAGTATACCCGTTTTAACCTATTAGCTACCATGtgttttaattaagtttataatAAATTCTTCTAAAACATGATTATTGCTAAAAAACAAATGAAGCTAACTAAAATAAACAATCAAGAAGCCGCCAAATTAGGATTTTGCATGTATGATCTTTTGCTCATTCTCATCTTATTAGTGCTGCGCACTTCTATTATTTATCCTAAAGGGAAACAGATTGAAGAATATAAGaacatatatatgtattttttttttatgtatactTGTACGCggttcaaataataaaatgttgtaGAGACATTTAATATTATGAAAACCAAGTTCAAATTCACAATACTTGAAAATTTTCCTTAGTTAGAGTTAATGTTTAACCTCTTCTATAATCCTCAAGTGACTTTTACGACTCATGCCCCTCGATATTTCATAAAACATGTATTAGTCTAATCATATGATGATTTTGAaattatgtaaataatttttgaaactaTAATTGTGACTGTATTTTTATGAGTCCTCAACAATGTAATTAGAGTCATATAGATAACCAATTGAGCAATGTGATATGCTGAACAATAAGATTTGAAATTGAGCACTATCAAGAGTAATTTGTTTTAACTATTTGGCGTATTTGGTTGTTACGTAACAAATTCATTTTCGACGGTGGTTATTGTCGATTTGGTGGGCCTTATTgctcaaattaaaattttgtcttTGAGATTGGTTAGTTTGAAACAAGAAAAAAAGTTCATCGTTTAATTACTCATATTGATGCATCAATCCTTTAacatgtttatttttgttataatctTATGTATGTGTAAAATGGTTGAAATACTCTTTGTACTCCTTTCAATACATTTGCTTATCTTAAAAAAAGAGTGATTTGTTTaacttcaaaaacatttttgacGCCACAACTTTAATCTAttactatatataaaataatacatattacTAAAAACAATAGTTTAATTActcatcaataaataaaaaattaatctttccCTTTTCATCTATGACccttaatttaataataaaactataaacaaattttaatttttgcttTGACAATTCGACTTTTTTCTAATACTAGAATatgttttaaaacaaatataaatataagtaattAAATGCTATTTGATTTCGTGGTAGACTACAATGTTCTCATGTCCCAAAATACAAcaagataagaaaaataaaattgcaagCTTACAATTCATAGCAATTGCCTTATTTGACAATGCAAGCAAACACATATTAAGTGTATGTTAAA
Protein-coding sequences here:
- the LOC140918993 gene encoding uncharacterized protein → MEEILSVGRKKMKFLLTTLKVVYVLNTTRPPEKEVETLAETRERQKWDNDDYICMGHILNGMSDSLFDIYQSSISAKELWEKLESRYMQEDATSKKFLVSQFNNYKMVDSKSVMEQMHEIERILNNYKQHNMHMDETIIVSSIIDKLPPSWKDFKKSMKHKKKDISLEQLGNHLRLEEEFLKKKNKEKNSSATKDNLVAVISELNMIEDVESWWIDSGATCHVCKNKELFKTIDEEYGSILYMGNASTVQVKGKGTVEIEFTSGKVLTLKDVFYVPDVRKNLIFVPLLNKAIVKVPEPKRKKLGERGIESVFLGYAENSKAYRFMVVESNDSYPINTVIESRDAIFQENRFNSIPHPKETLCSSVQSLENNVSNNDTLTCSEPRRSKRAKKGKDYGLDFFMFLVEGTNDSNNSYGPIWYNLESDPNTYEKAIKSQDSSFWKEAIQEEMDSIIGNKTWKLVDLPPGSKPIVLEGYTDANWVTYVEDHASTSGWIFNLGGGAVSWGSKKQTCIVDSTMAAEFIALDAVFVRTEKNLADPSTKGLTMDMVLKTSLGMGLKPISN